The nucleotide sequence TTTTTGGGCCAATGCTGTTACACGCTGGCCTATGCAGAAACGGCATAATGTTGATGTGACCCAGTTATCATGGCGGGCGTGTGTGCCAAAATGGTGCATGCCCTGGGAGAATCTGATGAACCTTGAAAGTAAATGGCTGGAAGACTTTAGCGCCCTGGCGGCGACCCGCAGTTTCTCCCAGGCCGCAGAGCGGCGCTTCGTCACCCAGCCAGCGTTCAGTCGCAGGATCCGCAGCCTTGAGGCGGCGTTGGGGCTGACACTGGTCAACCGCTCGCGCACGCCCGTCGAATTGACGGCGGCGGGGCAGTTGTTTCTGGTGACCGCGCGCACCGTGGTTGAACAGCTCGGTGAAGTCTTGCGCCACTTGCATCATCTGGAAGGCGGCCAGGGCGAGGTCATGCAGGTTGCGGCGGCGCACTCGCTGGCGCTGGGTTTTTTCCCACGCTGGATTGCGCAGTTGCGCAACGAAGGATTGAACATCGCGACACGCCTGGTGGCAACCAACGTGGGTGACGCGGTGCATGCCTTGCGCGAAGGGGGTTGTGACCTGATGCTGGCGTTCTACGATCCGGACGCGGCGATGCAGATGGATGCCGAGATCTTCCCGTCGCTGCACTTGGGCAATACCGAGATGCTACCGGTGTGCGCCGCGGACGCTGACGGCACGCCGTTGTTTGACCTGGAAGGCGAGGGCAGCGTGCCCCTGTTGGCCTATAGCGCCGGGGCGTTTCTCGGGCGCTCGGTGAACTTGTTGCTGCGCCAGCGCGCGTTGCGCTTTACCACCGTCTACGAAACCGCCATGGCCGATAGCCTGAAAAGCATGGCCCTGGAGGGGCTGGGGATTGCCTGGGTGCCTCGCTTGAGCGTGCGTGCCGAACTGGCTCGGGGTGAGTTGGTCGTGTGCGGCGGCCCGCAGTGGCATGTGCCGCTGGAGATTCGCTTGTATCGCTGCGCCCTGGTGCGCAAGGCGAACGTACGCTTGTTGTGGCGCAAGCTCGAGAGTGGCGCTCAAACGGCATGAGCCGTGGCCTTGCGTGTACAGGCGAGGCCACGGAACACTGGGGTCAAGCCAGGTTTTTCAGAAAGTCTTGAATGCGCTCCCGATTGATCGTGCTGTAGCGCAACAGGTTGCCTGTACCCACGTCTTTGCCGGTGGCCATGTAGCTTGAGCGAAAATGCCCGGGATTGTCTGGGTCAGGGACCTGCATCACGCCGGTGTGCTTGGCATTGAACGTGTGGCCCACTTCGTGAGCGAGGGTGGTGGCGTCGATGGTGGACGCGATCAGCGAGTTGCCGGTTTTTCCAGCCGTCTGGGCGACGCCCGCGACTTGGCCGGTGATGAAGCCATCGATCACCAGCACGTTACGGTCAGTCTGGGTCGGAGTGATGCCGATTTTTTCGGCGTATTGGTTGGCAACGCCATTCCATTCATTCACTTTCGCCCCGGCATTGGGGCCCTGGTAGTCGAAGTTGGTGACGCCCGGTACATATTCGTGAAAGCAAATGTTGACCTGGCGGCCACTGACGTTCGCCAGTTCTTCGACAAAGTGATCGAGTTGCCGGGTTTTGAGGTGCTGGTAGTTCGTATCGGAAACACTGTCATGAATGAAGGTGTTAAGGTTGATGGGGCGCATGGGAATCCTCACGTGAAGGGGCAATGTGTGTCGCCTGGACGCTGCGAGGTTGAAGATTAGCGGCGGGCCCGGGGCCGCAGGGCGGTGGCATTTCTGTATGTGCGGTAGCTCTTTTCGCCAGCGTATGTGGCCGAGTTTGCAGGTGATGGGAAGGTGCGTTACCGGGTGCCGAAGGCTTGACCTGCAGGTCAGCAAAACCGTGGATTTGTAGGATTTAAACGGGTGTAGACGGATGGTCATCCAAGGGGCTGTTTATCTGCTGCATTGCGGTATACTGCGCGGCCTTCGGCCGGTCCGTCCGGCCATTTTTCGTACAATCAAGCCACGCATTCTGCGTGGTTTGTTGTTTTTCGACGCGCCTGCGGGCGCCCAGAGAGAAGAGGCGCGACGATGAGTGCATTGGTTGGCGTGATCATGGGCTCCAAGTCCGATTGGTCCACCCTTAGCCACACCGCCGATATGCTGGAAAAACTCGGCATTCCGTACGAAGTGAAGGTGGTTTCGGCCCACCGCACCCCGGACCTGCTGTTCCAGTATGCCGATGAAGCAGAATCCCGTGGCATCGAGGTGATTATCGCCGGTGCCGGTGGCGCAGCCCACCTGCCGGGCATGTGTGCGGCCAAGACCCACCTGCCGGTACTCGGTGTTCCGGTGCAGTCGTCGATGCTTTCGGGGGTGGATTCACTGCTCTCCATCGTGCAGATGCCAGCCGGTATTCCGGTGGCGACCCTGGCGATCGGCAAGGCTGGCGCCATCAATGCCGCGCTGTTGTCCGCGAGTATCCTGGGCGCCAAGCACCCGCAGTTCCACACGGCACTGAAAAAATTCCGCGACGAGCAGACTGACAGTGTCCTGGACAATCCAGACCCACGCATTGCCTGAGGTTGTTGATTGATGAAAATCGGTGTAATCGGTGGCGGCCAATTGGGCCGTATGCTCGCCTTGGCGGGCACCCCGTTGGGGATGAATTTCGCTTTCCTGGACCCCGCGCCAGACGCATGTGCCGCTGCGCTGGGTGAACACCTGCGCGCTGACTACAGTGATCCGGACCACTTGCGCCAATTGGCCGAGGAAGTCGACCTGGTGACTTTCGAGTTCGAAAGCGTCCCGGCTGAAACCGTGGCGTTCCTGTCGCAGTTTGTCCCGGTGTACCCGAGCGCCGACGCCCTGCGCATTGCGCGTGACCGCTGGTTCGAGAAGAGCATGTTCAAGGACCTGGGCATTCCGACCCCGGCCTTCGCCGATATCCAGTCCCAGGCGGACCTGGATGCGGCCGTCGCCAGCATCGGCTTGCCGGCCGTATTGAAGACCCGCACCCTGGGTTACGACGGCAAGGGCCAGAAAGTCCTGCGTACCGCCGATGATGTGGTCGGCACCTTTGCCGAGCTGGGCAGCGTGGCCTGTCTGCTGGAAGGTTTCGTGCCGTTCACCGGTGAAGTCTCGTTAATCGCCGTGCGTTCCCGCGAGGGCGAAACCCGCTTTTATCCGCTGGTGCATAACACTCACGATAGCGGCATCCTCAAGCTGTCCATCGCCAGCACCGATCACCCGTTGCAGGCCTTGGCGGAAGACTATTCCGCTCGCGTGCTGAAACAACTGGATTACGTCGGCGTGATGGCCTTCGAGTTTTTCGAAGTCGACGGTGGCCTCAAAGCCAACGAAATTGCGCCGCGCGTACACAATTCCGGGCACTGGACCACTGAAGGCGCCGAATGCAGCCAGTTTGAAAACCACCTGCGGGCGGTGGCGGGCTTGCCGTTGGGGTCCACGGCCAAGGTCGGCGAGAGTGCGATGCTCAACTTCATCGGTGTGGTTCCGCCCGTGGAGCAGGTGATCGCCATTGAAGATTGTCATCTGCACCACTACGGCAAGGCCTTCAAGGTCGGGCGCAAAGTGGGTCATGCCAACCTGCGTTGCAAGGACCGCGCGACGCTTGACGCGCAGATCCTCAAGGTCGAAACGCTGATCGCCGCGCAATAACCTCCAGATCGGCGGGAACCATTGGTGACCGCCATCCTCTGATGGCAGGATGCCAAAGTCTGACTAGGCTTTGGCATAGTT is from Pseudomonas mucidolens and encodes:
- a CDS encoding LysR substrate-binding domain-containing protein, with protein sequence MNLESKWLEDFSALAATRSFSQAAERRFVTQPAFSRRIRSLEAALGLTLVNRSRTPVELTAAGQLFLVTARTVVEQLGEVLRHLHHLEGGQGEVMQVAAAHSLALGFFPRWIAQLRNEGLNIATRLVATNVGDAVHALREGGCDLMLAFYDPDAAMQMDAEIFPSLHLGNTEMLPVCAADADGTPLFDLEGEGSVPLLAYSAGAFLGRSVNLLLRQRALRFTTVYETAMADSLKSMALEGLGIAWVPRLSVRAELARGELVVCGGPQWHVPLEIRLYRCALVRKANVRLLWRKLESGAQTA
- a CDS encoding M12 family metallo-peptidase is translated as MRPINLNTFIHDSVSDTNYQHLKTRQLDHFVEELANVSGRQVNICFHEYVPGVTNFDYQGPNAGAKVNEWNGVANQYAEKIGITPTQTDRNVLVIDGFITGQVAGVAQTAGKTGNSLIASTIDATTLAHEVGHTFNAKHTGVMQVPDPDNPGHFRSSYMATGKDVGTGNLLRYSTINRERIQDFLKNLA
- the purE gene encoding 5-(carboxyamino)imidazole ribonucleotide mutase, with protein sequence MSALVGVIMGSKSDWSTLSHTADMLEKLGIPYEVKVVSAHRTPDLLFQYADEAESRGIEVIIAGAGGAAHLPGMCAAKTHLPVLGVPVQSSMLSGVDSLLSIVQMPAGIPVATLAIGKAGAINAALLSASILGAKHPQFHTALKKFRDEQTDSVLDNPDPRIA
- a CDS encoding 5-(carboxyamino)imidazole ribonucleotide synthase encodes the protein MKIGVIGGGQLGRMLALAGTPLGMNFAFLDPAPDACAAALGEHLRADYSDPDHLRQLAEEVDLVTFEFESVPAETVAFLSQFVPVYPSADALRIARDRWFEKSMFKDLGIPTPAFADIQSQADLDAAVASIGLPAVLKTRTLGYDGKGQKVLRTADDVVGTFAELGSVACLLEGFVPFTGEVSLIAVRSREGETRFYPLVHNTHDSGILKLSIASTDHPLQALAEDYSARVLKQLDYVGVMAFEFFEVDGGLKANEIAPRVHNSGHWTTEGAECSQFENHLRAVAGLPLGSTAKVGESAMLNFIGVVPPVEQVIAIEDCHLHHYGKAFKVGRKVGHANLRCKDRATLDAQILKVETLIAAQ